A single Sphingosinicella sp. BN140058 DNA region contains:
- a CDS encoding SOS response-associated peptidase family protein translates to MTNVRNLASPFWRSALSKPDRRCLVPVTSFCEWEGEKGAKRDRWFNVAASQIFSFAGIWRPLDDGSRAYAFLTCEPNILVSPIHPKAMPVMLQPEDYETWLDGDVAGACALAQPFPSQLMQLA, encoded by the coding sequence GTGACCAACGTCCGAAACCTCGCCAGCCCGTTCTGGCGTTCGGCCTTGTCAAAGCCTGACCGCCGATGCCTCGTGCCAGTCACCTCGTTCTGCGAATGGGAAGGGGAGAAGGGGGCGAAACGAGATCGCTGGTTCAACGTCGCAGCATCGCAGATCTTCTCCTTCGCCGGTATCTGGAGGCCCCTCGATGACGGAAGCCGAGCCTACGCGTTCTTGACATGCGAGCCCAACATTCTCGTCAGCCCAATACACCCGAAAGCAATGCCGGTCATGCTCCAGCCTGAGGATTACGAGACCTGGCTCGACGGTGACGTTGCCGGCGCATGCGCACTCGCTCAACCCTTTCCTTCACAGCTGATGCAGCTCGCCTGA
- the dinB gene encoding DNA polymerase IV yields MSAAGCRKIIHVDMDAFFASVEQRDDPCLRGKPLVVAGASPRSVVAAASYEAREFGIRSALPTMAAKQRCAELLIVPPRFDVYREVSRQIRSICARHTPLIEPLSLDEAYLDVTENIQGLPTATDVANDIRAAIFNETGLTASAGVSYNKFLAKLGSGYKKPNGMTIIRPGRGEALVADLEVSRFHGIGPATAARMTELGIRFGRDLRSFPFDQLQRHFGKSAAYYHAIAHGEDNRPVRPDRTRKSYGAENTFEQDIGDRGKLLAELSDIADHLWEDRARIGRDGRTVTLKAKYRDFELVTRSRTLSQPMSDRLLLGTIVEELLDSLLPLSRPLRLVGISISNLVDKEAERAQQSQMALAL; encoded by the coding sequence GTCGCAAAATTATCCACGTCGACATGGACGCCTTTTTCGCGTCTGTGGAGCAGCGCGATGATCCATGCCTGCGGGGCAAGCCGCTGGTCGTCGCGGGCGCTTCCCCCCGGAGCGTTGTCGCCGCCGCAAGCTACGAGGCAAGGGAATTCGGGATCAGATCCGCCCTGCCCACCATGGCGGCCAAACAGCGCTGTGCTGAGTTGCTGATCGTTCCTCCTCGCTTCGACGTCTATCGCGAAGTCTCGCGCCAAATCCGATCAATCTGTGCGCGGCACACCCCTTTGATCGAGCCGCTGTCCCTCGACGAGGCCTATCTCGACGTAACCGAGAACATCCAAGGCTTGCCGACCGCGACAGATGTCGCGAACGACATTCGCGCGGCCATCTTCAACGAGACTGGGCTTACCGCTTCCGCTGGCGTATCCTACAACAAGTTCCTCGCGAAGCTGGGGTCAGGCTATAAGAAGCCGAACGGCATGACCATCATAAGGCCGGGGAGGGGAGAGGCTCTTGTCGCCGACCTCGAGGTGTCTCGTTTCCACGGCATCGGCCCCGCCACGGCAGCCCGAATGACCGAGCTTGGCATTCGGTTCGGCCGAGACCTTCGGTCGTTCCCCTTCGATCAGCTGCAGCGGCACTTCGGCAAATCCGCCGCCTATTATCACGCGATCGCGCACGGCGAGGACAACCGGCCGGTGCGTCCCGACCGAACTCGTAAGTCGTACGGAGCAGAAAACACCTTCGAGCAGGACATTGGCGATCGAGGGAAGCTCCTGGCCGAGCTGTCCGACATCGCTGACCATCTCTGGGAGGACCGCGCCCGCATCGGCCGCGACGGCCGGACCGTGACGCTCAAGGCCAAATACCGCGACTTCGAACTGGTGACCCGATCGAGGACCCTCAGCCAGCCGATGTCCGATCGGCTCTTGCTCGGCACCATCGTCGAGGAGCTGCTCGACTCGCTGCTCCCGTTGAGCCGCCCGCTGCGTCTTGTTGGTATTTCTATCTCCAATCTCGTCGACAAGGAAGCTGAGCGCGCCCAGCAAAGCCAAATGGCCCTTGCCCTCTGA